The Aeromicrobium senzhongii genome includes a window with the following:
- a CDS encoding cysteine hydrolase family protein, with amino-acid sequence MRALIVIDLQEDFLNPPPLREQRSAIVRATQEWTDWARRHDVPVVEVRTVLPQDKLTWARNMREDDQPVVLEGTHGAELLAELDLRPDVTVIKRRDDAFHRTDLLERLHELEVDELVIAGVVTEACIAMTAASAYAHDFTVWIAEGAVTSGDDQAHEAALRWLKEQYRQEVVSPEELESRPGDSA; translated from the coding sequence GTGCGTGCTCTCATCGTGATCGACCTGCAGGAAGACTTCCTCAACCCGCCGCCGCTGCGCGAACAACGCTCCGCGATCGTCCGCGCCACGCAGGAGTGGACCGACTGGGCCAGACGCCACGACGTGCCCGTCGTCGAGGTCCGTACCGTCCTGCCGCAGGACAAGCTGACGTGGGCCAGGAACATGCGCGAGGACGACCAGCCGGTCGTCCTCGAGGGCACGCACGGTGCCGAGCTGCTGGCCGAGCTCGACCTGCGTCCCGACGTGACGGTCATCAAGCGCCGCGACGACGCGTTCCACCGCACCGACCTGCTCGAGCGGCTGCACGAGCTGGAGGTCGACGAGCTGGTCATCGCCGGCGTCGTCACCGAGGCCTGCATCGCCATGACGGCGGCGTCGGCCTACGCCCACGACTTCACGGTGTGGATCGCCGAGGGCGCCGTGACGTCGGGCGACGACCAGGCCCACGAGGCGGCACTGCGGTGGCTCAAGGAGCAGTACCGCCAGGAGGTCGTGTCGCCCGAGGAGCTCGAGTCCCGCCCGGGCGACTCGGCCTGA
- a CDS encoding methyltransferase yields MLQTSEPQAQLATFGGRGIGYDERVLTPRPWTEAQSLWARELLDELPDGPVLEVCSGAGHIGLLAVSGTNRPLVQVDADLHACVWASRNARAWGVDSDIRHGTMSEAVMVDERFALILADPPYLPSGDVTRFPEDPLTAIDGGGDGLDLARECLDVIVRHLVTDGAALLQLRDVEQGRELVSDAAQRGLTIAESRQFDGGAVLLLRRTTEGRADGSQAGP; encoded by the coding sequence ATGCTGCAGACATCGGAGCCGCAGGCGCAGCTGGCGACGTTCGGGGGCCGGGGGATCGGCTACGACGAGCGGGTCCTGACGCCCCGGCCGTGGACCGAGGCCCAGTCGCTGTGGGCGCGCGAGCTGCTCGACGAGCTGCCCGACGGTCCCGTGCTCGAGGTCTGCTCCGGCGCGGGGCACATCGGGCTGCTGGCCGTCAGCGGGACGAACCGGCCGCTCGTGCAGGTCGACGCGGACCTGCACGCCTGCGTCTGGGCGTCCCGCAACGCCCGCGCGTGGGGTGTCGACAGCGACATCCGCCACGGCACGATGTCCGAGGCGGTCATGGTGGACGAGCGCTTCGCGCTGATCCTCGCCGATCCGCCGTACCTGCCGTCCGGCGACGTGACCCGGTTCCCGGAGGACCCCCTCACGGCGATCGACGGCGGTGGCGACGGCCTGGACCTCGCCCGTGAGTGCCTCGACGTCATCGTGCGGCACCTCGTCACCGATGGTGCCGCGCTGCTGCAGTTGCGCGATGTCGAGCAGGGCCGTGAGTTGGTGTCCGACGCGGCACAGCGCGGTCTCACGATCGCCGAGAGTCGGCAGTTCGACGGCGGAGCAGTCCTGCTGCTGCGCCGCACGACGGAAGGAAGAGCAGATGGAAGCCAAGCCGGACCTTGA
- a CDS encoding SDR family oxidoreductase: MSEDAGFPAQQQEPPGLTEPMVPRPDHGEESYVGSGRLEGRKALITGGDSGIGRAVAIAYAREGADVAFTYLPEEAEDARETSRLIEEAGRTSLPIEADLRDSATCERVVGQAHDGLGGLDILVNNAGFQMARDEGLEQMSDERIERTYATNVFALLWLVRAALPHLGRGSSIINNSSIQAYEPSTSLLDYASTKAAINNLTVNLAAELGPRGIRVNAVAPGPIWTPLQPATQPEEKIEQFGSDTPLGRAGQPAELAGAFVFLASEREAGYVSGTVLGVTGGKPVF; the protein is encoded by the coding sequence ATGAGTGAGGACGCAGGATTCCCCGCCCAGCAGCAGGAGCCCCCGGGTCTGACCGAGCCCATGGTGCCCCGACCCGATCACGGTGAGGAGAGCTACGTCGGCTCGGGCCGCCTCGAGGGGCGCAAGGCGCTCATCACCGGTGGCGACTCGGGCATCGGCCGTGCCGTCGCCATCGCGTACGCCCGCGAGGGTGCCGACGTGGCCTTCACCTACCTGCCGGAGGAGGCCGAGGACGCCCGCGAGACGTCCCGGCTGATCGAGGAGGCGGGCCGCACGAGTCTGCCGATCGAGGCCGACCTGCGGGACAGCGCGACCTGCGAGCGGGTCGTCGGCCAGGCCCATGACGGGCTCGGCGGGCTCGACATCCTGGTCAACAACGCCGGCTTCCAGATGGCGCGCGACGAGGGCCTCGAGCAGATGAGCGACGAGCGCATCGAGCGGACCTACGCGACGAACGTGTTCGCCCTGCTGTGGCTCGTCCGCGCGGCACTGCCGCACCTGGGCCGCGGCTCGTCCATCATCAACAACTCGTCGATCCAGGCCTACGAGCCCTCGACGAGCCTGTTGGACTACGCCTCCACGAAGGCCGCGATCAACAACCTCACGGTCAACCTGGCCGCCGAGCTGGGACCGCGCGGGATCCGCGTCAACGCGGTGGCTCCGGGGCCCATCTGGACGCCGCTGCAGCCCGCCACCCAGCCCGAGGAGAAGATCGAGCAGTTCGGCTCCGACACCCCGCTGGGTCGTGCCGGGCAGCCGGCGGAGCTGGCCGGGGCGTTCGTGTTCCTGGCCAGTGAGCGCGAGGCCGGGTACGTCTCGGGCACCGTGCTGGGCGTCACCGGCGGAAAGCCCGTCTTCTGA
- a CDS encoding CDGSH iron-sulfur domain-containing protein, producing the protein MSRGVDLTVCPNGPLLIRGDLGVRTPDGEVHRTERPVSAVCRCGKSASLPWCDATHQALKTKIDEEGSADE; encoded by the coding sequence GTGAGCCGGGGCGTGGACCTGACGGTGTGCCCCAACGGGCCGCTGCTCATCCGTGGCGACCTGGGCGTGCGCACCCCCGACGGTGAGGTGCACCGCACCGAGCGTCCGGTCAGCGCCGTGTGCCGCTGCGGCAAGTCGGCCTCGCTGCCGTGGTGCGACGCGACGCACCAGGCGCTCAAGACCAAGATCGACGAGGAAGGAAGCGCAGATGAGTGA